The genomic DNA GTCGATAGCCGCAGGCGTCCAACCTTTCAGAAAGTCTACAATTTTTTCAACGCTATAACCCTTACCCTGCTCTAAATAGGATGAGTTTTGGGTATGAATAAGCTTTCCCTCGCTATTCAGAATAACAAACACCGGAAAACCAAAACGTTGTGGGAAATCGAGTTGCGCTAAAACAGCCTCATTTTTATTTTCTTTGCTGTAGTTAACCTTTACCACTACATAGTTCTTGGTTAAAACCTCCTTAATAGCAGGAGTAGTATCGGAAAGTGCATGAAAGCGCATGCACCAAGGGCACCAATTACCACCAACTTGAATAAAAACATTTTTCCCTTCAACCTTGGCCTGTGCTACAGCCTTCTGAATATCGGTCTTAGCATCAGCGGTTGGATTGTA from Williamwhitmania sp. includes the following:
- a CDS encoding thioredoxin family protein; protein product: MKKIVALMFLATITVAGFSQNLVYNPTADAKTDIQKAVAQAKVEGKNVFIQVGGNWCPWCMRFHALSDTTPAIKEVLTKNYVVVKVNYSKENKNEAVLAQLDFPQRFGFPVFVILNSEGKLIHTQNSSYLEQGKGYSVEKIVDFLKGWTPAAIDPKSYEKK